One region of Bacillus pumilus genomic DNA includes:
- the grpE gene encoding nucleotide exchange factor GrpE — MSEEKQTPEQEAEVEAQEEAVQADTEEAKHDEQSAFQEKIDELQQLLDEKENKILRVQADFENYKRRARTEVETVQKYRSQHVVSDLLPALDNFERALGIDPDNEQAKSLLEGMQMVYRQLVEALKNEGVEPIEAVGKEFDPNLHQAVMQVEDENFDSNIVVEELQKGYKLKDRVIRPSMVKVNQ; from the coding sequence ATGTCAGAAGAAAAACAGACACCTGAGCAAGAAGCAGAGGTTGAAGCACAAGAAGAAGCAGTTCAAGCAGATACTGAGGAAGCAAAGCATGATGAACAGTCTGCCTTCCAAGAGAAAATCGATGAATTGCAGCAGCTTCTAGATGAAAAAGAAAACAAGATTCTGCGTGTTCAAGCAGATTTTGAAAATTATAAACGCCGTGCTCGAACTGAAGTGGAGACCGTGCAAAAATATCGTTCTCAACATGTTGTCAGCGATCTTCTCCCAGCTCTTGACAACTTTGAAAGAGCGCTTGGAATTGATCCAGACAATGAGCAGGCGAAAAGTTTGTTAGAAGGAATGCAGATGGTTTACCGCCAGCTGGTAGAAGCGTTGAAAAATGAAGGCGTTGAACCAATTGAAGCTGTCGGCAAAGAGTTCGATCCAAACCTTCATCAAGCCGTCATGCAAGTTGAAGATGAAAACTTCGATTCAAATATCGTAGTAGAAGAATTGCAAAAGGGCTATAAACTCAAAGACCGAGTTATTCGTCCATCAATGGTAAAAGTAAATCAATAA
- the hrcA gene encoding heat-inducible transcriptional repressor HrcA — protein MLTNRQLLILQVIINDFIRSAQPVGSRTLSKKEDITFSSATIRNEMADLEELGFIEKTHSSSGRIPSEKGYRYYVDHLLSPRKLSSKELVLIQSAFQEKIFELEKTVQKSAEILSDLTNYTSIVLGPKLSENRLKQIQLVPVQPNKAVAIMITDSGHVENKTITFSEHLDVSDIEKLMNILNSRLAGVPMDQLKDRMYKEVVMLLRTHLKDYDHILDALGNTFTSTQNESKLFFGGKINMLNQPEFHDIDRIRSLMMLIEQKNDVMQLFHPNQQGITIKIGSENNLEAMENCSLITATYSIDQKSLGSIAVIGPTRMDYGRVVSLLHHVSKDLSNALSNLYDE, from the coding sequence ATGTTAACAAATCGTCAGCTTTTGATTCTGCAAGTCATCATTAATGACTTTATTCGTTCGGCGCAGCCAGTTGGATCAAGGACTCTTTCTAAAAAAGAGGACATCACATTCAGCTCTGCGACGATTAGAAACGAAATGGCTGATTTGGAGGAACTTGGTTTTATTGAAAAGACCCATTCTTCATCAGGAAGAATTCCTTCAGAAAAAGGATATCGTTATTATGTAGATCATTTGCTCTCTCCGCGAAAACTGTCGTCTAAAGAGCTTGTGCTTATCCAGTCGGCTTTTCAGGAGAAAATTTTTGAGCTGGAAAAAACAGTTCAAAAATCGGCGGAAATTTTATCAGATCTCACAAACTATACATCGATCGTGCTTGGTCCAAAGCTGAGTGAAAATCGATTAAAGCAAATTCAGCTTGTCCCCGTTCAGCCAAATAAAGCCGTAGCAATCATGATTACAGACAGCGGACATGTTGAAAACAAAACCATTACCTTCTCTGAGCATCTCGATGTCTCCGATATTGAGAAGCTGATGAATATTTTGAATAGCCGCTTAGCTGGCGTTCCAATGGACCAGTTGAAGGACAGGATGTATAAAGAAGTAGTCATGCTTCTGCGCACACATTTAAAAGATTATGATCACATTTTAGATGCGCTTGGCAACACATTTACATCGACACAAAATGAATCAAAACTTTTCTTTGGCGGGAAGATTAATATGTTGAATCAGCCTGAATTTCATGACATCGACCGCATTCGCTCACTCATGATGCTGATTGAGCAAAAGAATGATGTCATGCAGCTGTTTCATCCAAATCAGCAAGGTATCACCATTAAAATCGGTTCAGAAAACAATTTGGAAGCAATGGAGAACTGTAGTTTGATCACAGCGACTTATTCGATTGATCAAAAATCACTCGGCTCCATTGCCGTCATCGGACCAACCCGCATGGATTACGGGCGAGTCGTTAGTCTTTTGCATCATGTATCAAAAGACTTGTCAAACGCACTTTCCAATTTGTATGATGAGTAG
- the hemW gene encoding radical SAM family heme chaperone HemW produces MKAAYIHIPFCEHICHYCDFNKFFIKTQPVDEYLAALEKEMQHTIEQKGEQELKTIFIGGGTPTSLTVSQLDQLMTSIHRVLKPSKNLVEFAVEANPDELSLEKLHVLKEAGVNRLSFGVQTFEDDLLKKIGRVHQKKDVLTSFERARAVGFDNISLDLMFGLPHQEKHHVMNSLETAFSLGAEHYSVYSLIVEPKTVFYNLMQKGKLHLPPQEREAEMYELVMDEMERHGLHQYEISNYAKPGFESQHNLTYWSNEDYFGFGAGAHGYVDGIRNVNAGPVKHYLELIEQTGFPYKETHQVTKAEQIEEEMFLGLRKIEGVKSADFQAKYGASPEALFPSVLEELEEKGLIVKDDIGIRLTRKGKLLGNEVFQAFLGEL; encoded by the coding sequence ATGAAAGCAGCATACATTCACATTCCATTTTGTGAGCACATTTGCCACTATTGTGATTTCAATAAATTTTTCATTAAAACGCAGCCAGTCGATGAATACTTAGCGGCTCTTGAAAAAGAGATGCAGCACACGATCGAGCAAAAGGGCGAGCAAGAACTCAAGACGATCTTTATTGGCGGGGGGACTCCGACATCATTGACCGTCAGCCAGCTAGACCAGCTCATGACCAGCATCCACCGTGTGTTAAAACCGTCAAAAAACCTGGTTGAATTTGCAGTGGAAGCAAACCCAGATGAATTATCACTCGAGAAGCTACATGTGTTAAAAGAAGCCGGTGTCAATCGACTAAGCTTTGGCGTCCAAACCTTTGAAGATGATTTACTCAAAAAAATCGGACGAGTTCATCAAAAGAAAGATGTTCTCACGTCCTTTGAGAGAGCTAGAGCGGTTGGATTTGACAATATTAGCCTAGATCTTATGTTTGGCTTGCCGCATCAAGAAAAGCATCATGTCATGAATTCACTTGAGACAGCTTTCTCATTAGGAGCAGAGCATTATTCTGTCTACTCACTGATTGTGGAACCGAAAACGGTGTTTTACAACTTAATGCAAAAAGGAAAACTGCATTTACCGCCGCAAGAACGTGAGGCTGAAATGTATGAACTTGTGATGGATGAAATGGAGCGCCATGGATTACATCAATACGAAATCAGCAATTACGCCAAACCGGGCTTTGAAAGCCAGCATAACCTGACCTATTGGAGCAATGAAGACTACTTCGGTTTCGGTGCAGGGGCACACGGGTATGTAGATGGCATCCGAAATGTGAACGCAGGACCAGTGAAGCATTACTTGGAACTGATTGAGCAAACTGGGTTCCCGTATAAAGAAACTCATCAAGTCACAAAAGCAGAGCAGATAGAAGAAGAAATGTTTTTAGGCCTTCGAAAAATCGAAGGGGTGAAAAGTGCCGACTTCCAAGCCAAATATGGTGCTTCACCAGAAGCTCTTTTTCCCTCAGTTCTTGAAGAATTAGAAGAAAAAGGTCTCATTGTAAAAGATGACATTGGAATTCGTTTAACAAGAAAAGGGAAATTGTTAGGAAATGAAGTATTTCAAGCGTTTCTCGGTGAGTTATAA
- the lepA gene encoding translation elongation factor 4 — translation MTDKEKRLERQSRIRNFSIIAHIDHGKSTLADRILEKTSAITQREMKEQLLDSMDLERERGITIKLNSVQLKYKAKDGEEYIMHLIDTPGHVDFTYEVSRSLAACEGAILVVDAAQGIEAQTLANVYLALDNNLEILPIINKIDLPSAEPERVRGEIEDVIGLDASEAVLTSAKAGIGIEDILEQIVEKVPAPAGDPEAPLQALIFDSLYDAYRGVIAYIRIVEGTVKPGQKIKMMATGKEFEVLEVGVFTPKAMPTDELTVGDVGYLTAAIKNVGDTRVGDTITSAVNPAKEALPGYRKLNPMVYCGLYPIDTAKYNDLREALEKLELNDSSLQYEAETSQALGFGFRCGFLGMLHMEIIQERIEREFKIDLITTAPSVIYDVYMTDGEKIIVDNPSNLPDPQKIEKIEEPYVKATMMVPNDYVGSVMELCQGKRGHFIDMQYLDANRVSIVYEIPLAEIVYEFFDMLKSNTKGYASFDYELIGYRPSTLVKMDIMLNGEKIDALSFIVHRDYAYERGKIIVEKLKELIPRQHFEVPVQAAIGQKIVARSTIKAMRKNVLAKCYGGDISRKRKLLEKQKEGKKRMKQVGSVEVPQEAFMAVLKMDDSTPKK, via the coding sequence GTGACAGATAAAGAAAAACGATTAGAACGGCAATCAAGAATTCGAAATTTCTCCATTATCGCCCATATTGACCACGGGAAATCCACATTGGCCGACCGTATTTTAGAAAAAACATCGGCGATTACGCAGCGAGAAATGAAAGAACAATTACTTGATTCCATGGACTTAGAGCGTGAACGCGGCATAACGATTAAATTAAACTCTGTCCAGCTGAAATATAAGGCGAAGGATGGAGAAGAATATATTATGCACCTGATTGATACACCAGGGCATGTCGACTTCACCTATGAGGTATCTCGAAGCCTTGCTGCCTGTGAAGGTGCGATTCTCGTAGTAGATGCAGCACAAGGAATTGAAGCACAGACACTTGCGAATGTTTATTTAGCTCTTGATAACAACTTAGAAATTCTTCCGATTATCAATAAAATCGATCTGCCAAGTGCAGAGCCTGAGCGTGTAAGAGGAGAAATTGAAGATGTCATCGGGTTGGATGCGTCTGAAGCTGTTCTCACCTCTGCTAAGGCTGGTATTGGGATCGAAGATATTTTAGAACAAATCGTCGAAAAGGTGCCAGCACCTGCTGGAGACCCAGAAGCACCGCTTCAAGCTCTTATATTTGATTCTCTCTACGATGCGTATCGCGGCGTTATTGCGTACATACGAATTGTGGAAGGAACGGTCAAACCAGGTCAGAAAATCAAAATGATGGCGACGGGCAAAGAATTTGAAGTACTTGAAGTCGGCGTATTCACACCAAAAGCCATGCCGACAGATGAACTCACTGTTGGAGATGTTGGCTACTTAACAGCAGCAATTAAAAATGTCGGCGATACACGTGTGGGGGATACGATCACAAGTGCGGTGAACCCAGCGAAAGAAGCGCTGCCAGGATACAGAAAGCTGAACCCAATGGTTTACTGCGGTCTTTATCCGATTGATACAGCGAAATATAACGATTTACGTGAAGCACTAGAAAAGCTTGAATTAAATGATTCTTCACTTCAATATGAGGCAGAGACGTCCCAAGCACTTGGCTTCGGTTTCCGCTGCGGCTTTCTTGGAATGCTTCATATGGAAATCATCCAAGAACGGATTGAGCGTGAATTTAAAATCGATCTCATTACGACAGCACCAAGTGTTATTTACGATGTGTATATGACAGACGGAGAAAAAATCATCGTCGATAACCCGTCAAATCTGCCTGATCCGCAAAAGATTGAGAAAATTGAAGAACCATACGTGAAAGCAACAATGATGGTGCCGAATGACTATGTAGGCTCTGTCATGGAGCTTTGCCAAGGAAAGCGCGGACATTTCATTGATATGCAATACCTTGATGCAAACCGAGTGAGCATTGTGTACGAAATTCCTTTGGCGGAGATCGTGTATGAATTCTTTGATATGCTCAAGTCCAACACAAAAGGCTATGCGTCCTTTGACTATGAGCTGATTGGCTATCGCCCATCTACTCTAGTGAAAATGGACATCATGCTGAATGGTGAAAAAATCGATGCCCTTTCCTTTATTGTTCACCGCGATTACGCCTATGAACGAGGCAAGATCATCGTAGAAAAGCTGAAAGAACTCATTCCGCGCCAGCATTTTGAAGTACCAGTTCAAGCAGCGATTGGACAAAAAATCGTGGCTCGCTCTACCATTAAAGCGATGCGTAAAAACGTACTTGCTAAATGTTATGGTGGAGACATTTCCCGGAAAAGAAAGCTTCTTGAGAAGCAAAAAGAAGGAAAAAAGCGCATGAAACAAGTGGGCTCTGTTGAAGTCCCGCAAGAAGCATTTATGGCTGTGCTGAAGATGGACGACAGCACACCGAAAAAATAA
- a CDS encoding YqxA family protein, translated as MGSFMGKTIILGLVLLFGVFLGMQQANNGMLQMKGYHDPQLKGAFSIQMNDEEEREASILGTAVTEKDLAEKQKQLEEIESFNAFSKAGKVLSDGMTHAARFLYDWVNGK; from the coding sequence ATGGGATCATTTATGGGAAAAACCATTATTTTAGGACTGGTCTTGCTATTTGGCGTCTTTTTAGGGATGCAGCAGGCAAATAATGGCATGCTGCAAATGAAGGGTTACCATGACCCGCAATTAAAAGGCGCTTTCTCCATCCAAATGAACGACGAAGAAGAACGAGAAGCCTCTATCTTAGGAACGGCTGTTACAGAAAAGGATCTTGCCGAAAAACAAAAGCAGCTTGAGGAAATAGAGAGCTTTAATGCCTTCTCCAAGGCAGGAAAGGTGTTGTCTGATGGCATGACACATGCAGCTCGTTTTCTTTATGATTGGGTAAATGGGAAATAA
- a CDS encoding stage II sporulation protein P: MKKRPRRPRQLVVAINGTKVVKSIFLFIASLVVVFVMSGALTSLKPELRPQASLYGVADELSGAFFATLMGMENQYFASAVPKDQKGFHFSGLSLKLATSINLEDPRSFLGRELPGFEHFDTKIILAGEGTDYTNMPMESPPPSEVIQDEKEANLAELDKLDKDVPKKPAKEPDRSTGKRKAVYIYHTHNTESYLPFLKGETNPNNARHSKVNVTLVGDMFGKALDQQGIGNTVDKTEVEKRLLQKGLKYPQSYNESRLVVKEALAKNDDLEYLIDIHRDSRRKKDTTAEIKGKKYARIAFVVGKKNQSYEKNLKLATEFHHLMEKKYKGLSVGVFAKGEIGDNGIYNQDLSDKALLLEFGGVDNNMEELKNASNAAADVFSDIFWDAEKVNGKAKDEKKRS, translated from the coding sequence ATGAAAAAAAGACCCCGCCGTCCTCGACAGTTGGTCGTTGCGATTAATGGAACAAAAGTAGTCAAAAGCATTTTCTTATTTATAGCCTCGCTTGTTGTAGTGTTTGTGATGTCAGGGGCGTTGACATCTTTAAAACCTGAGCTGAGGCCACAAGCCTCGCTATATGGTGTAGCAGATGAGCTTTCCGGGGCGTTTTTCGCCACATTAATGGGCATGGAAAACCAATATTTCGCCTCAGCCGTCCCGAAAGATCAAAAAGGGTTTCATTTCTCTGGACTGTCGCTCAAGCTTGCGACCAGTATCAATTTAGAAGACCCGCGTAGTTTTCTAGGTAGAGAACTTCCAGGCTTTGAACATTTTGATACAAAAATCATCTTAGCAGGTGAAGGAACAGACTATACCAACATGCCAATGGAATCGCCGCCGCCAAGTGAAGTCATTCAAGATGAAAAAGAAGCAAATTTAGCAGAGCTGGACAAGCTCGACAAAGATGTGCCGAAAAAGCCTGCGAAAGAGCCGGACCGGTCGACAGGAAAACGAAAAGCTGTGTACATTTACCATACACATAATACGGAATCATATTTACCATTTTTAAAAGGAGAAACGAATCCAAACAATGCACGGCACTCAAAAGTGAATGTCACCCTTGTCGGTGACATGTTCGGAAAGGCGCTTGATCAGCAAGGAATCGGGAATACGGTCGACAAAACAGAAGTTGAAAAACGTCTTCTGCAAAAAGGACTAAAGTATCCCCAGTCTTATAATGAATCAAGACTGGTCGTAAAAGAAGCCTTAGCGAAAAATGATGATCTCGAATATTTAATCGATATCCACCGTGACTCAAGAAGAAAGAAAGACACTACTGCCGAGATCAAGGGGAAAAAATATGCGAGAATTGCGTTTGTTGTGGGAAAGAAGAATCAAAGCTATGAGAAAAACCTCAAGCTTGCGACGGAGTTCCACCATTTGATGGAGAAAAAATATAAAGGACTCAGTGTCGGTGTGTTTGCCAAAGGCGAAATTGGTGATAATGGAATTTATAATCAAGATTTATCCGACAAAGCCCTTCTTTTAGAATTTGGCGGAGTGGATAATAATATGGAAGAATTGAAAAATGCATCCAATGCAGCAGCTGATGTCTTCAGCGACATTTTCTGGGATGCGGAAAAAGTAAACGGCAAAGCAAAGGATGAGAAAAAACGCTCTTAA
- the gpr gene encoding GPR endopeptidase — protein sequence MEKQKLDLSAYQIRTDLAVETKEILEQENDPNVVKKDGIQGIVEKEKEEHGIRIRTVEITKEGEALTSKKAGTYLTLEAQGIREKDSEMQEKVVEVFAHHFAQFLKDRGIQTDASCLVVGLGNWNVTPDALGPLTVESLLVTRHLFELQPENVQEGYRPVSSLSPGVMGLTGIETSDIIQGVIERSKPDFVIAIDALAARAVERVNTTIQISDTGIHPGSGVGNKRKELSKETLGIPVIAIGVPTVVDAVTIASDTIDYVLKHFGRELKDDRPSRSLVPAGLTFGKKKVLNEEDLPDEETRQSFLGIVGTLPEEEKRQLIHEVLAPLGQNLMVTPKEVDTFIDDMANVLANGLNTALHQKISQDNMGSYNH from the coding sequence ATGGAGAAACAGAAACTTGATTTAAGTGCTTATCAAATTCGGACAGACTTGGCTGTTGAAACAAAAGAGATACTAGAACAAGAGAACGATCCGAATGTTGTCAAAAAGGATGGAATTCAAGGGATTGTCGAAAAGGAAAAAGAGGAGCATGGCATCCGTATACGCACGGTGGAGATTACGAAAGAAGGGGAGGCGCTGACCAGCAAAAAGGCAGGAACATACTTGACACTTGAGGCGCAGGGCATTCGGGAGAAAGATTCTGAGATGCAGGAAAAAGTTGTCGAAGTCTTTGCCCATCATTTTGCTCAGTTTTTAAAAGATCGAGGCATTCAGACTGATGCGAGCTGTCTTGTAGTAGGACTAGGAAACTGGAATGTCACGCCAGATGCGCTAGGTCCGCTCACGGTTGAAAGTCTGCTTGTGACCCGGCATCTTTTTGAATTGCAGCCGGAAAATGTACAGGAAGGCTACCGCCCAGTGTCCTCTTTATCACCGGGAGTGATGGGACTGACTGGTATTGAAACAAGCGACATTATACAAGGCGTGATCGAGAGGTCCAAACCCGATTTTGTCATTGCAATCGATGCCCTTGCTGCTCGTGCAGTGGAACGGGTGAATACGACGATTCAAATCTCTGATACAGGTATCCATCCCGGTTCAGGTGTAGGGAATAAGCGAAAAGAATTAAGCAAAGAAACGTTGGGAATTCCAGTGATTGCGATTGGCGTTCCGACAGTGGTAGATGCAGTCACCATTGCAAGTGACACAATTGATTATGTCTTAAAGCATTTTGGTAGAGAACTGAAAGATGACAGGCCGTCCCGCTCTCTTGTGCCGGCTGGTTTGACGTTTGGGAAGAAAAAAGTACTAAACGAAGAAGACTTACCAGATGAAGAAACGCGTCAATCATTCTTAGGTATCGTAGGAACTCTTCCAGAAGAAGAGAAACGGCAGCTGATCCATGAAGTGCTTGCGCCGCTAGGGCAAAATCTCATGGTCACGCCTAAGGAAGTGGATACATTCATTGATGATATGGCAAACGTGCTCGCCAATGGATTAAACACAGCACTTCATCAAAAAATCTCTCAAGATAACATGGGTTCTTATAATCATTAA
- the rpsT gene encoding 30S ribosomal protein S20, translating into MPNIKSAIKRTKTNNERRAHNVTIKSAMRTAIKQVEVSVANNDAEQAKAALSSAAKRIDKAVKTGLVHKNAAARYKSRLAKQVNGLSA; encoded by the coding sequence ATGCCAAATATTAAATCAGCGATCAAACGTACAAAAACGAATAACGAACGCCGTGCACACAACGTGACAATCAAGTCTGCGATGCGTACTGCGATTAAACAAGTTGAAGTTTCTGTAGCTAACAACGATGCTGAGCAAGCAAAAGCTGCTCTTTCTTCTGCTGCAAAACGCATTGACAAAGCCGTTAAAACTGGTCTTGTACACAAAAACGCAGCTGCGCGTTACAAGTCAAGACTTGCTAAACAAGTAAACGGACTTTCTGCATAA
- the holA gene encoding DNA polymerase III subunit delta: protein MVFEVWNNLKRGDIHPVYCLYGKETYLLQETAAKLRQAVVDEETKDFNFSVFDMEEVPLEQAVTDAETFPFMGERRLVVIKNPYFLTAEKKKEKIEHELSLLEAYLEKPAPYTILVLLAPYEKLDERKKITKLLKKKAAMVEAKELNPKETTDFTITLVKTEGKAMTSEAAEQLVMLCAGSLSSLFQEVRKLSTYIGEREEIELADVNQLVARSLEQNIFELINQIVNRRRSQAMQMFYDLLKQNEEPIKILALISTQFRLILQTKYFAQQGYGQKQIASNLKVHPFRVKLAMDQARLFSEEELKQIVKELSTIDYEMKTGKKDKQLLLELFLLRLLGA from the coding sequence ATGGTCTTTGAGGTTTGGAACAATTTAAAAAGAGGGGATATCCATCCCGTTTATTGCTTATATGGAAAAGAAACGTATTTACTGCAAGAAACAGCAGCTAAATTAAGACAAGCTGTAGTAGACGAAGAGACAAAGGATTTTAATTTCTCTGTCTTTGATATGGAAGAGGTGCCGCTTGAACAGGCTGTGACAGATGCAGAAACCTTTCCGTTCATGGGAGAAAGGCGTCTCGTTGTGATCAAGAACCCTTATTTTCTTACAGCGGAAAAGAAAAAAGAGAAGATTGAGCATGAGCTTTCTCTGTTAGAAGCTTATTTAGAAAAGCCGGCGCCTTATACCATTCTCGTCTTATTGGCACCATATGAAAAGCTGGATGAACGGAAGAAAATCACCAAATTGCTAAAAAAGAAAGCGGCTATGGTTGAGGCAAAAGAGTTAAACCCAAAAGAAACAACGGATTTCACCATTACGCTGGTGAAAACAGAAGGAAAGGCGATGACATCTGAAGCGGCTGAGCAGCTTGTGATGCTGTGCGCCGGAAGCCTATCCTCATTGTTTCAAGAGGTCAGGAAGCTGAGTACATATATTGGAGAGCGAGAAGAAATTGAATTAGCGGATGTCAATCAGCTCGTTGCAAGGAGCTTAGAGCAGAATATTTTCGAATTAATTAACCAAATTGTCAACAGACGCCGCTCTCAGGCCATGCAGATGTTTTATGATTTGCTGAAACAAAATGAGGAACCCATTAAAATATTAGCACTTATATCCACTCAATTTCGTTTGATTTTACAGACGAAGTATTTCGCTCAGCAAGGATATGGGCAAAAACAAATTGCTTCAAATCTAAAAGTCCACCCATTCCGCGTCAAACTTGCTATGGATCAGGCAAGGCTGTTTTCAGAAGAAGAGCTGAAGCAGATTGTCAAAGAGCTATCAACGATCGATTATGAAATGAAAACCGGTAAAAAGGACAAGCAGCTATTGCTAGAATTGTTTCTGCTTCGCCTATTAGGCGCTTGA
- a CDS encoding YqzM family protein — MNEFEKNVQSKRNDAIDSAVGFIVTFGFFASMFILATIIHLVGS, encoded by the coding sequence ATGAATGAATTTGAAAAAAATGTTCAAAGCAAGCGAAATGATGCGATCGACTCAGCTGTTGGTTTTATCGTCACATTCGGATTTTTCGCCTCAATGTTTATTTTGGCAACCATTATACACCTCGTTGGATCTTAA